A window of the Nocardia sp. NBC_01329 genome harbors these coding sequences:
- the sepX gene encoding divisome protein SepX/GlpR has translation MPNSILWIGLVVLWVFVLFPILADRHPRIRRTTDTALATRVLHRGDSKRRKGSGHARKKRTTRPYRKRHHANDAEDPMSASGEENGTAADEEKPDHGVGDQVVAELDDDDTAHMSESGEAVDDGELERAAESDERTLFPAEGAENAAAAVEGNVPARIPPVRATVRAPIPEAEYEYEYDDEEFVPTRRGRGGYDPEADAVARAARYTFRQRAVVALVLGAILCGGLAVAVAPIFWWGCGGAVLSLGTYLGYLRKQVRIEQEIRRRRSARLSGRGHDSAEYGPADTESGAVRTARPGMDRDTARALRRRAQLLEPDDEDPAFEHLDAYDASIARTVRNRATGGDIRRAAGA, from the coding sequence ATGCCGAATTCGATCCTGTGGATCGGCCTGGTCGTGCTGTGGGTCTTCGTCCTGTTTCCTATCCTCGCCGACCGGCATCCCAGAATCCGCCGGACAACCGATACGGCCCTGGCCACGCGGGTACTGCATCGTGGAGATTCCAAACGGCGTAAGGGAAGTGGACATGCTCGTAAGAAGCGGACCACCCGACCCTATCGAAAGCGTCACCACGCCAACGATGCGGAGGATCCGATGAGTGCGTCGGGTGAGGAGAACGGCACCGCGGCCGACGAGGAAAAGCCGGACCACGGCGTCGGCGACCAGGTCGTGGCCGAGCTCGATGACGACGACACCGCCCATATGTCGGAGTCCGGCGAGGCCGTGGACGACGGGGAACTCGAACGCGCCGCGGAAAGCGACGAGCGGACACTGTTCCCCGCCGAGGGCGCCGAGAATGCCGCGGCCGCGGTCGAGGGGAATGTTCCCGCACGTATACCTCCGGTCCGGGCCACCGTGCGCGCGCCCATACCCGAAGCCGAATACGAATACGAATACGACGACGAGGAATTCGTGCCGACTCGGCGCGGGCGCGGCGGTTACGACCCCGAAGCCGATGCCGTCGCTCGGGCCGCGCGCTACACCTTCCGGCAGCGAGCCGTGGTGGCTCTCGTGCTCGGTGCCATCCTGTGCGGTGGTCTGGCGGTGGCCGTAGCGCCCATCTTCTGGTGGGGCTGCGGTGGTGCGGTGCTGTCGCTGGGCACCTATCTGGGTTATCTGCGCAAACAGGTCCGGATCGAACAGGAGATCCGCAGGCGGCGCAGCGCCCGGCTGTCCGGCCGGGGTCACGATTCTGCCGAGTACGGTCCCGCCGACACCGAATCGGGGGCGGTGCGGACGGCCCGGCCGGGGATGGATCGCGACACCGCGCGCGCCCTGCGCCGTCGCGCTCAACTGCTCGAGCCCGACGATGAAGATCCGGCGTTCGAGCATCTGGACGCCTATGACGCGAGCATCGCCCGGACGGTACGCAACCGGGCCACCGGCGGCGATATCCGCCGGGCCGCCGGTGCCTGA